Proteins encoded in a region of the Kryptolebias marmoratus isolate JLee-2015 linkage group LG14, ASM164957v2, whole genome shotgun sequence genome:
- the urm1 gene encoding ubiquitin-related modifier 1 gives MAAPVALHLEFGGGAELLFSGQKEHHVTLPSQSEPWDMKQLLVWIQRNLLKERPELFVQGDSVRPGILVLINDADWELMGKLDYQLQDKDNVVFISTLHGG, from the exons ATGGCAGCTCCCGTAGCTCTGCATCTGGAGTTTGG TGGAGGAGCAGAGCTGCTTTTCAGCGGTCAGAAGGAACATCATGTGACTCTCCCGAGCCAATCAGAACCAT GGGACATGAAGCAGCTGCTGGTCTGGATCCAACGGAACCTCCTGAAGGAACGACCCGAGCTCTTTGTCCAGGGAGATTCCGT GAGGCCCGGGATTCTGGTGCTTATCAATGATGCCGACTGGGAGCTCATG GGGAAGCTGGACTATCAGCTACAAGACAAAGACAACGTCGTGTTCATTTCTACCCTTCACGGAGGATAA